In Vicugna pacos chromosome 10, VicPac4, whole genome shotgun sequence, the following proteins share a genomic window:
- the RNASEH2C gene encoding ribonuclease H2 subunit C, translating to MESSDEEAVEEHPVQLRSVTLHLLPCDVPVNRPAPVGRFFTPAIRQSPDGLEVSFRGRSLRGEEMVVPPGLVGYVTVTEEKGEDRFIQATSSFNSFTLWGLETIPGPDAKVRGALTWPSLAAAIHAKVLED from the exons ATGGAGAGCAGCGACGAGGAAGCCGTCGAGGAGCACCCCGTCCAGTTGCGCTCCGTTACGCTGCACCTTCTGCCCTGCGATGTCCCGGTGAACCGGCCCGCCCCCGTGGGGCGCTTTTTCACTCCGGCCATCCGCCAGAGTCCCGACG GACTGGAAGTGTCGTTTCGGGGCCGCAGTCTGCGCGGCGAGGAGATGGTGGTGCCGCCCGGCCTGGTGGGATACGTGACGGTgacagaagagaagggagag GACCGCTTTATCCAAGCCACATCCAGCTTCAACAGTTTCACCCTGTGGGGCCTGGAAACCATCCCTGGTCCGGATGCCAAAGTGCGTGGGGCCTTAACCTGGCCCAGTCTCGCTGCAGCG ATTCACGCAAAGGTACTGGAGGACTGA
- the AP5B1 gene encoding AP-5 complex subunit beta-1 → MGPLSRENWAQRVATFRASPSAFMAGPEGEDLGRDLLSDLRSEKLSEQTKVSLLSLSLEYPAQLWPDAPAAEAAATSLLDTLVLLHPRPSALRRPLLLAATTALAAGGALGPTSGASRRLLPLLLGLAAGRDLGRGFGPASEQRPLQATACECLRELESCKPGLLGGCLGLLRGLMGQEGPIQPLSLLLALALRNTLVIKAKARAGLQGLLVAGNSPTEGSPWNWTLAEEGDAHIQPHAPSWSAAEEGECGLAVLEPSPEEARELRAAVAQLLDTSYLLTPAAQAQLLWLLGWAVRGLRGQPPVLFKPQLVRLLGTAQLTLLHAVLALKAAFGEALFTAQDEALLLRRLTLAAQHPALPLPAHLFYLHCLLSFPENWPLGPTGEEAVPLLLGSQLCRGLLPSLLHDPMALLARLHLLCLLCVEDEEKEEKGQDQSLRCYLEELLAGLRQRAALNGGPRALAILCFQASYLVVCCLAGQPIVLTPLTHGLAQLYRAQPALAPHFVDLLDRVGPELGEPLRVALRQEVVSRPGKDEVLRWHLQMLAKVADEDAQSATLSFLQAAAAHCLDWGLQQALLQVCRALLRAGVGGGLADLLQVLARQLEDPDGRDHARLYYILLAHLSGPKLGMALGPSLAAPALASSLVAENQGFAAALMVQEAPAPIRLSIGPRRAEGPVPVLQLQVEVLEPVYSLELRFHVERQLYAPVGAVHVPCLCPGRPTSPLLLPLQPRRPAPTRLDVRALYTTPTGLTCHAHLPPLPVNFADLFLPFPQPPEGAKVGFFEELWDSCLPEGTESQLWCPLGPHGLEALVSCHLEPFVVVAQAPTSYCIAIRLPPDSRLLLRLEAAHADGVPVALRTDDWAVLPLVGAYLRGLSAAV, encoded by the exons ATGGGGCCCCTGAGCCGGGAAAACTGGGCCCAGCGCGTGGCTACCTTCCGGGCCAGCCCGTCCGCCTTCATGGCAGGTCCCGAGGGTGAGGATCTGGGTCGTGACCTGCTGAGCGACTTGAGGAGTGAGAAGCTGAGCGAACAGACTAAG GTTTCTTTGCTGTCTCTGAGCTTGGAGTACCCAGCCCAGCTGTGGCCGGACGCCCCTGCCGCCGAAGCAGCCGCCACCTCCCTGTTGGATACCCTGGTTCTTCTACACCCGCGGCCCTCGGCTCTGCGGCGGCCCCTGCTGCTGGCGGCCACCACAGCCTTGGCGGCAGGAGGTGCGCTGGGCCCCACCTCGGGAGCCTCCCGCCGGCTCTTGCCCCTGCTGCTTGGCTTGGCCGCGGGCCGCGACCTGGGGCGAGGTTTTGGCCCGGCCTCGGAACAGCGCCCCCTGCAAGCCACAGCGTGCGAGTGCCTGCGGGAGCTGGAGAGCTGCAAGCCTGGGCTGCTAGGGGGCTGCCTGGGGTTGCTGCGGGGCCTGATGGGGCAAGagggccccatccagccactcAGCCTGCTGCTGGCACTTGCTCTGCGAAACACCTTGGTGATAAAAGCCAAGGCCAGGGCCGGCCTGCAGGGCCTGCTCGTGGCTGGCAACTCTCCCACTGAGGGTAGTCCCTGGAACTGGACACTGGCTGAGGAGGGTGATGCCCACATTCAGCCCCACGCCCCCAGTTGGTCAGCAGCTGAGGAGGGGGAGTGTGGTCTTGCTGTTCTAGAGCCCAGTCCTGAGGAGGCCCGGGAGCTGCGGGCTGCTGTGGCCCAACTTCTGGACACCTCCTACCTGCTCACTCCTGCAGCCCAGGCCCAGCTTCTGTGGCTGCTGGGCTGGGCCGTGAGGGGTCTTCGGGGACAGCCACCAGTGCTCTTCAAACCACAGCTGGTACGGCTGCTGGGCACAGCACAGCTGACGCTGCTGCATGCCGTTCTGGCTCTCAAGGCGGCCTTTGGTGAGGCGCTGTTCACGGCCCAGGATGAGGCCTTGCTGCTTCGCCGGCTCACCCTGGCTGCCCagcacccagccctgcccctgcccgccCATCTCTTCTACCTGCACTGCCTCTTGAGCTTCCCTGAGAACTGGCCACTGGGCCCCACAGGAGAGGAGGCTGTTCCATTGCTGCTGGGGTCCCAGTTGTGCCGTGGCCTCCTGCCCAGTCTCCTGCATGACCCGATGGCCCTCCTGGCCCGCCTGCATCTGCTGTGCCTGCTCTGTGTGGAAGAcgaagaaaaggaggagaaaggccaAGATCAGAGCCTCCGGTGCTACCTGGAGGAGCTACTGGCTGGCCTGCGGCAGAGGGCAGCCCTGAATGGGGGCCCCCGGGCCTTGGCCATTCTCTGCTTCCAGGCCTCATATCTAGTTGTTTGCTGCCTGGCTGGGCAGCCTATAGTCCTGACACCCTTGACCCACGGACTGGCCCAGCTGTACCGAGCCCAGCCCGCACTGGCTCCCCATTTTGTAGATCTCTTGGATCGGGTGGGCCCTGAGCTGGGGGAGCCCTTGAGGGTGGCCTTGCGGCAGGAGGTGGTGTCCAGGCCAGGCAAGGATGAGGTCCTTCGTTGGCACCTGCAGATGCTGGCAAAGGTGGCAGATGAGGATGCCCAGAGTGCCACCCTCAGCTTCCTGCAGGCTGCGGCTGCCCACTGCTTGGACTGGGGCCTTCAGCAGGCCCTACTACAGGTCTGCCGGGCCCTGCTGCGGGCAGGTGTCGGGGGAGGCCTGGCTGACTTGCTGCAGGTGCTGGCCAGGCAGCTGGAGGACCCTGACGGGCGGGACCATGCTCGCCTTTACTACATCCTCCTGGCCCACCTGTCAGGGCCCAAGCTGGGGATGGCCTTGGGTCCCTCACTTGCTGCACCTGCACTGGCCTCTTCACTCGTAGCTGAGAACCAGGGCTTTGCTGCGGCATTGATGGTGCAGGAGGCCCCAGCCCCAATTCGGCTAAGCATAGGTCCCCGCAGAGCTGAGGGACCGGTCCCAGTGCTACAGCTCCAGGTGGAGGTGCTGGAGCCAGTGTATTCGCTGGAGCTGCGCTTCCATGTGGAAAGACAGCTCTATGCACCTGTAGGGGCTGTCCACGTGCCCTGCCTATGCCCTGGCCGCCCCACCAGccctctcctgctgcctctgCAGCCCCGACGCCCAGCTCCCACAAGGCTGGATGTGCGCGCCCTGTACACCACACCCACTGGCCTCACCTGCCATGCTCACCTGCCACCCCTGCCTGTGAACTTTGCTGatctctttctgcctttccccCAGCCTCCTGAGGGGGCTAAGGTGGGCTTCTTTGAGGAGCTTTGGGACTCCTGCCTTCCAGAGGGCACCGAAAGCCAGTTGTGGTGCCCTCTTGGGCCGCATGGGCTGGAGGCCTTGGTGTCCTGCCACCTGGAGCCCTTTGTGGTGGTGGCTCAGGCCCCTACTAGCTACTGCATAGCTATCCGTCTGCCCCCAGACTCAAGGTTGCTGCTGCGGCTGGAGGCAGCCCACGCGGACGGAGTGCCTGTGGCCCTGCGGACTGATGACTGGGCTGTGCTGCCCCTGGTGGGAGCCTATCTCCGTGGGCTGTCAGCTGCTGTCTGA